In Rhizorhabdus phycosphaerae, the genomic stretch ATCATCGCAGTGGTCGCCGGGCTGCTGATGGTCGGCACGCGCGAGAGCGCGACGCTGAACAGTGTTCTGGTACTGGTGAAGATCGTCGCCCTGATCGTGTTCGTAGCGGTTGCGCTGCCCCATTTCGACGCGGCCAATCTCGATCCCTTCGCCCCCTTCGGCTTCCCCAAGACGATGGGGCCCGACGGCGTAGAACGCGGCGTGATGGCGGCCGCGGCGATCATCTTCTTCGCCTTTTACGGCTTCGACGCGATCGCCACCGCCGCCGAGGAGACGCGGCGCCCCGAACGCGACCTGCCAATCGGGATCGTCGGATCGATGATCGCCTGCGTGCTGATCTATATGGGCGTCGCCGCAGCGGCGGTCGGCGCGGTACCATTCCGCACCTTCGCCGACAGCCCCGAGCCGCTGGCCCTGATCCTGCGCGCGCTGAACCAGCCGGGCGCGGCGATCTTCCTCGCGGCCTCGGCCGTCATCGCCCTGCCGACCGTCATCCTCGCCTTCTTCTATGGACAGTCGCGCATCTTCTTCGTCATGGCACGCGACGGACTGCTCCCGCGCAGCCTGGCCAAGGTATCTTCGCGCGGAACGCCTGTCAGGATCACGCTGTTCACCGCGCTCATCGTCGGCGCAATCGCGGGCTTCTTCCCGCTCGACCAGATCGCCGCCCTCGCCAATGCCGGAACGCTCGCGGC encodes the following:
- a CDS encoding amino acid permease: MAPEHRLEPTLGWPHLIALGVGAIVGTGILTLIGVGADKAGPAVILSFVIAGLICACAALAYAEMATMIPASGSAYTYSYVVIGELVAWVVGWSLILEYSLVVSAVAVGWSGYAAPLLQAAAGIPMALMQSPEIGGLVNLPAIFIIAVVAGLLMVGTRESATLNSVLVLVKIVALIVFVAVALPHFDAANLDPFAPFGFPKTMGPDGVERGVMAAAAIIFFAFYGFDAIATAAEETRRPERDLPIGIVGSMIACVLIYMGVAAAAVGAVPFRTFADSPEPLALILRALNQPGAAIFLAASAVIALPTVILAFFYGQSRIFFVMARDGLLPRSLAKVSSRGTPVRITLFTALIVGAIAGFFPLDQIAALANAGTLAAFIAVSACMLIMRRRAPDAPRKFRTPFAWGTGLVAIGGCLYLLASLPSRTQLYFLLWNVLGVALYAIFSGRRQEAEDAIDNDRIARM